CTCTTTGCGATAGTCATCCGCACTGCGACCAATATCGCGGCGATCGTCGTATTCTGAACGTGAGCCTTCACGATTGTTGCCGGAAGTACCTGCGGACAATTCGCCTTCGCTATTGCGCGAGTAAGCTGGACGTTCTGTAGATGTACCTTCATCCAGACTACCGTGTGGCTGCTCCATATCATAGCGACGCTGAGCCTCCTGATACCGCCGCTGCGCTTCTTCCTCGCTCTCCTGCTCAGGAGCATTCCACGGAAGCGGCTGCGATGGTCGATGATTGTCACCCTGACGATTCATCGGTCCACCGCCAAAAGTCGGCATACCCGGATTACCGCGACGATTTTTATTTTTACCAGAGCGGCTGCTAATCGCTGTGAAAATAGCGAAAGCGATAATGACCACGATATACAGATTACTTAACAGAAATTCGATCATGCGCTACACATCCTTATTTCAGCGGCTGTTGATCACTGCCACCCTGATTCGGATCATTCGCTTTGCCCAACGAGCCTCTCATTTGGGTATCGGCTTCGATATTTTTCAGATTCATATAATCCATGACACCCATCTGTCCATTACGCAGCGCTTCGGCCATCGCCAGCGGTACATCGGATTCGGACTCGACCACGCGCGCTCTCATTTCCACCACGCGTGCCTTCATCTCCTGCTCCTGTGCAACTGCCATTGCGCGACGTTCCTCGGCTTTTGCCTGCGCAATGCGCTTGTCAGCTTCCGCCTGTTCGGTTTGCAGCATCGCACCGATGTTTTTACCTACATCCACGTCCGCAATATCAATGGACAGGATTTCAAAGGCTGTACCGGAGTCTAGACCTTTTTGCAAAACAGTACGGGAGATCAGGTCTGGGTTTTCCAGTACTTGCTTGTGCGAGTCACTGGAACCGACCGTTGTAACGATACCTTCACCGACACGGGCAATAATCGTTTCTTCCCCCGCACCACCGACGAGACGATCAATATTCGCACGCACGGTCACACGTGCTTTAACACGAACTTCAATACCGTCTTTGGCAACGGCAGCGACTACTGGTGTTTCGATCACTTTCGGGTTAACGCTCATTTGCACAGCTTGCAGAACGTCACGACCCGCAAGGTCAATCGCAGCAGCACGTTCAAATTCCAGCGGAATATTCGCGCGTTGTGCGGCGATCAGAGCATTGACGACGCGGTCAACGTTACCACCTGCTAGATAGTGACTTTCCAATTGATTCAAATTCAGACCCAAACCGGCTTTGTGCGCCTTGATCTGCGGATTCACGATACGAGACGGAACAACACGACGCAGACGCATGGCTACCAAAGTAATAATGCCCACACGCACACCGGACGCTACCGCGGAAATCCATAGCGCCAGTGGGAAGAAACTGAAAAAGACACTCAATACGATAATAGCAACGACAATGATAAAAATAGCACTTACGATAGGTGAAGCCATAGTATTCATCACGCTCCAATAGATTAGATTGGGTCAAACGACCGGCGTTGGGGCTGTCATTGACCGTGATA
The DNA window shown above is from Paenibacillus sp. JQZ6Y-1 and carries:
- the floA gene encoding flotillin-like protein FloA (flotillin-like protein involved in membrane lipid rafts) → MASPIVSAIFIIVVAIIVLSVFFSFFPLALWISAVASGVRVGIITLVAMRLRRVVPSRIVNPQIKAHKAGLGLNLNQLESHYLAGGNVDRVVNALIAAQRANIPLEFERAAAIDLAGRDVLQAVQMSVNPKVIETPVVAAVAKDGIEVRVKARVTVRANIDRLVGGAGEETIIARVGEGIVTTVGSSDSHKQVLENPDLISRTVLQKGLDSGTAFEILSIDIADVDVGKNIGAMLQTEQAEADKRIAQAKAEERRAMAVAQEQEMKARVVEMRARVVESESDVPLAMAEALRNGQMGVMDYMNLKNIEADTQMRGSLGKANDPNQGGSDQQPLK